A region from the Lolium perenne isolate Kyuss_39 chromosome 4, Kyuss_2.0, whole genome shotgun sequence genome encodes:
- the LOC127296814 gene encoding sulfate transporter 3.1, producing the protein MGGSAAESAAAGGKNAGDERAHLRVPLPQPRPFLDTFRANLKETFFPDDPFRAVVRERGAGRRAAAALRYFFPLLEWAPAYTLGTFKSDLISGITIASLAIPQGISYAKLANLPPILGLYSSFVPPLVYAMMGSSRDLAVGTVAVASLLISSMLGAEVSPTDNPALYLHLAFTATFFAGVFQASLGLLRLGFIVDFLSHAAIVGFMGGAATVVCLQQLKGMLGLEHFTTSTDLVSVMRSVFSQTHQWRWESAVLGSGFLFFLLITRYFSKRQPRLFWISAAAPLTSVILGSLLVYFTKAENHGIQVIGYLKKGLNPLSVTNLDFTPPYMMLAVKTGIITGIIALAEGIAVGRSFAMFKNYHIDGNKEMIAIGTMNILGSFTSCYLTTGPFSRSAVNYNAGCKTAMSNVIMSLAVMITLLFLTPLFYYTPLVVLSAIIMSAMLGLIDFPGAVHLWHVDKVDFCVCAGAYLGVVFGSVEMGLVVAVAISVLRVLLFVARPRTTVLGNVPDTTIYRRMDQYTTARTVPGVLVLRVDSPIYFANSSYLRERISRWIDDEEERTGAKGETGVQYVVLDMGAVGGIDTSGTSMLDELKKNLDRRGIQVVLANPGTEVMKKLDSSKVLELIGHEWIFPTVGEAVSECDFVLHSHKPGNAAAVHENIV; encoded by the exons ATGGGCGGCAGCGCGGCGGAGTCGGCGGCGGCCGGTGGGAAGAACGCTGGCGATGAGAGGGCCCACCTGAGGGTGCCGCTGCCGCAGCCGCGCCCGTTCCTGGACACGTTCCGGGCCAACCTCAAGGAGACCTTCTTCCCGGACGACCCGTTCCGGGCCGTGGTGCGGGAGCGCGGCGCcgggcggcgcgcggcggctgCGCTCCGGTACTTCTTCCCGCTCCTGGAGTGGGCGCCCGCCTACACGCTCGGCACCTTCAAGTCCGACCTCATCTCCGGCATCACCATTGCCAGCCTCGCCATCCCGCAGGGCATCAGCTACGCCAAGCTCGCCAACCTCCCGCCAATCCTCGGACTAT ACTCCAGCTTCGTGCCGCCGCTGGTGTACGCCATGATGGGGAGCTCCAGGGACCTGGCCGTGGGCACGGTCGCCGTCGCGTCGCTGCTCATCAGCTCCATGCTCGGCGCCGAGGTGTCCCCAACGGACAACCCCGCGCTCTACCTCCACCTCGCCTTCACCGCCACCTTCTTCGCCGGCGTCTTCCAGGCATCGCTCGGTCTCCTCAG GCTGGGTTTCATCGTCGACTTCTTGTCGCACGCGGCGATCGTGGGGTTCATGGGCGGCGCGGCCACGGTGGTCTGCCTGCAGCAGCTCAAGGGCATGCTCGGCCTCGAGCATTTCACCACCTCCACCGACCTCGTCTCCGTCATGCGCTCCGTCTTCTCCCAGACGCACCAG TGGCGATGGGAGAGCGCCGTGCTCGGCagcggcttcctcttcttcctcctcatcacccGCTACTTC AGCAAGAGGCAGCCAAGGTTATTCTGGATATCCGCTGCGGCGCCATTGACATCGGTCATCCTTGGAAGCCTCCTGGTGTACTTCACTAAAGCTGAAAACCATGGCATTCAAGTG ATCGGTTACCTCAAGAAGGGCCTGAATCCACTCTCCGTCACAAACCTCGACTTCACGCCCCCATACATGATGCTCGCAGTCAAGACCGGGATCATCACCGGCATCATCGCCCTCGCT GAAGGGATCGCCGTGGGGAGGAGCTTTGCCATGTTCAAGAACTACCACATCGATGGCAACAAGGAGATGATCGCCATCGGGACGATGAACATCCTGGGGTCCTTCACCTCCTGCTACCTCACCACGGGACCCTTCTCCCGATCCGCCGTCAACTACAACGCCGGCTGCAAGACAGCCATGTCCAACGTGATCATGTCTCTGGCGGTGATGATCACGCTCCTCTTCCTCACGCCGCTCTTCTACTACACCCCGCTGGTGGTGCTCTCGGCGATCATCATGTCGGCGATGCTTGGGCTGATCGACTTCCCGGGCGCCGTGCACCTATGGCATGTCGACAAGGTGGACTTCTGCGTCTGCGCCGGGGCATACTTGGGCGTCGTCTTCGGCAGTGTGGAGATGGGATTAGTGGTGGCAGTGGCGATCTCGGTGCTGCGGGTGCTGCTGTTCGTGGCACGGCCAAGGACAACGGTGCTCGGCAACGTGCCGGACACCACCATATACCGGAGGATGGACCAGTACACGACGGCACGGACGGTTCCCGGCGTGCTCGTGCTGCGGGTGGACTCCCCGATCTACTTCGCCAACTCCAGCTACCTCCGGGAGAGGATCTCACGGTGGATCGACGACGAAGAGGAGCGGACCGGCGCCAAGGGCGAGACCGGCGTGCAGTATGTCGTCCTAGACATGGGTG CGGTCGGTGGCATCGACACTAGCGGGACAAGCATGctggatgagctcaagaagaaccTGGACAGGAGAGGGATTCAGGTCGTTTTGGCGAACCCGGGGACCGAGGTCATGAAGAAGCTGGACAGCTCCAAGGTGCTGGAGCTCATCGGCCACGAGTGGATCTTCCCGACTGTAGGCGAGGCGGTGTCGGAATGCGACTTCGTGCTGCACTCGCACAAGCCGGGCAATGCGGCGGCAGTTCACGAGAACATAGTCTGA